A section of the Triticum dicoccoides isolate Atlit2015 ecotype Zavitan chromosome 7A, WEW_v2.0, whole genome shotgun sequence genome encodes:
- the LOC119327670 gene encoding uncharacterized protein LOC119327670 isoform X4, with the protein MRPFFHSGKPCLCILWHTLVLAEYDFLHTVSIQNQLVADSLKYDLTLVELFYTPVPRPEGWMAVFFNMLTRVIWVIDPLYHNKLACPPTGQHDEIIAWKLHDALFTCLNEFYAGWPTSKDNWTLKFPSMTDCIFSCADTGGCVLLVARHFGAHKLKMPLTKYTVSKTKWDALHECLKFQGNFSSLIHDAFWKVLAPSDYAFD; encoded by the exons ATGAGACCATTTTTTCATTCCGGGAAACCATGCTTGTGCATTTTGTGGCATACGCTTGTCCTAGCAGAGTACGATTTCCTCCACACCGTGTCGATCCAGAACCAGCTTGTTGCTGATTCGCTTAAGTATGATCTCACTTTAGTGGAGCTG TTTTACACACCTGTTCCACGGCCAGAGGGCTGGATGGCTGTTTTCTTCAACATGCTGACTAGGGTCATCTGGGTGATTGACCCACTGTACCACAACAAGTTAGCCTGCCCACCCACGGGGCAACACGACGAGATTATAGCATGGAAGCTGCATGATGCATTGTTCACTTGTCTGAATGAATTCTACGCTGGATGGCCAACTAGCAAGGATAATTGGACTCTCAAGTTCCCTTCCATGACCGACTGCATTTTCTCCTG TGCCGACACAGGCGGGTGTGTCCTCCTTGTGGCAAGGCACTTTGGTGCTCACAAGCTGAAAATGCCACTCACCAAG TATACTGTGTCCAAAACGAAATGGGATGCCCTGCATGAATGCCTCAAGTTCCAGGGAAACTTCTCTTCCCTCATCCATGATGCATTCTGGAAGGTCCTAGCTCCTTCAGATTATGCATTTGACTAG